In the Puntigrus tetrazona isolate hp1 chromosome 9, ASM1883169v1, whole genome shotgun sequence genome, one interval contains:
- the cops8 gene encoding COP9 signalosome complex subunit 8 isoform X1, with amino-acid sequence MPVSVMMAEFDEKLLLQFETQELEAPGGIATPQVYSQLLVLYLLHNDMNNARYLWKRIPQAIKTANPELASIWAVGQRIWQRDFPGIYTAIAAYQWSESILPVMEALRESTRRRAYGLVAQAYTSISAEDFAAFVGYSVEEAVKGVVSHGWQADPNTRMIMPQKPDPPPVSLVPNEQQLARLTDYVAFLEN; translated from the exons ATGCCCGTGTCTGTCATGATGGCTGAATTTGATGAAAAGCTGCTATTGCAGTTTGAGACCCAAGAGCTGGAG GCTCCTGGTGGCATTGCTACGCCTCAAGTGTATTCCCAGTTACTAGTCCTGTATCTCCTGCACAATGATAT GAATAATGCCCGATACCTTTGGAAACGGATACCACAGGCAATCAAAACA GCAAACCCCGAGCTGGCTTCTATATGGGCCGTGGGACAGCGTATCTGGCAGCGAGACTTTCCAGGGATCTACACAGCTATTGCTGCTTACCAGTGGTCTGAAAGCATTCTCCCTGTGATGGAAGCTTTAAGAG AGTCCACCCGTAGGAGGGCATATGGGCTGGTAGCACAAGCTTACACCTCTATCAGTGCAGAGGACTTTGCTGCGTTCGTGGGATACTCTGTAGAAGAGGCAGTCAAAG GTGTAGTTAGCCATGGGTGGCAGGCAGATCCAAACACCAGGATGATCATGCCACAGAAACCAG atcCGCCCCCGGTCTCTCTGGTTCCAAACGAACAACAGCTGGCCAGACTTACCGACTACGTGGCTTTTCTTGAGAACTGA
- the cops8 gene encoding COP9 signalosome complex subunit 8 isoform X2, with protein sequence MPVSVMMAEFDEKLLLQFETQELEAPGGIATPQVYSQLLVLYLLHNDMNNARYLWKRIPQAIKTANPELASIWAVGQRIWQRDFPGIYTAIAAYQWSESILPVMEALRVTINMDIQRTSSLLGSPGSMESLEKQLSCPICLDMFTKPVVILPCQHNLCRGCASDLYDSRNPYRFSGGVFRCPTCRFEVVLDRHGVHGLQRNLLVENIIDIYKQQQEGGSGGGGGGSTPEMQIKPKSSKEPMCQEHEEEKINIYCVTHQVPTCSMCKVFGQHKDCEVSPLASVYQAQKGELSNAIDGLVAVNGRLQALLNQMEEACTAVQDNAQRAKQRLGECFDSLYAALEERKNSLLERISKEQDEKIAALRSLARRYGDRLQAATELTDTAVQALEQSGAADFLLASKNLITQTKDVAKSSLAEERPEPGFEKMDHFTLDTEQVETLLSKMDFGGDEDEEFEDAEDQEEE encoded by the exons ATGCCCGTGTCTGTCATGATGGCTGAATTTGATGAAAAGCTGCTATTGCAGTTTGAGACCCAAGAGCTGGAG GCTCCTGGTGGCATTGCTACGCCTCAAGTGTATTCCCAGTTACTAGTCCTGTATCTCCTGCACAATGATAT GAATAATGCCCGATACCTTTGGAAACGGATACCACAGGCAATCAAAACA GCAAACCCCGAGCTGGCTTCTATATGGGCCGTGGGACAGCGTATCTGGCAGCGAGACTTTCCAGGGATCTACACAGCTATTGCTGCTTACCAGTGGTCTGAAAGCATTCTCCCTGTGATGGAAGCTTTAAGAG TGACCATTAACATGGACATTCAGCGAACTTCCTCTTTGTTGGGGTCTCCTGGCTCCATGGAGAGCCTTGAAAAACAACTAAGCTGCCCGATCTGTCTGGACATGTTCACCAAACCGGTGGTGATACTACCTTGTCAGCATAACCTGTGCCGTGGATGTGCTAGTGATCTTTATGACTCTCGAAACCCTTATCGTTTCTCCGGTGGTGTCTTCCGGTGCCCCACTTGCCGTTTTGAAGTGGTTCTTGACCGTCATGGCGTTCATGGACTTCAGAGAAATCTTCTAGTTGAGAACATAATTGACATATACAAACAGCAGCAGGAAGGTGggagtggtggtggtggtggtggcaGCACCCCAGAAATGCAGATAAAACCTAAAAGCTCTAAAGAACCAATGTGCCAAGAGCACGAGGAAGAGAAGATCAACATCTACTGTGTGACTCACCAAGTTCCCACTTGCTCTATGTGTAAGGTCTTTGGCCAACATAAAGATTGTGAGGTGTCACCACTTGCTAGTGTCTATCAGGCTCAAAAAGGAGAGCTGAGTAATGCCATTGATGGTCTTGTAGCAGTTAACGGTCGCCTTCAAGCTTTACTTAACCAGATGGAGGAGGCCTGCACAGCTGTTCAGGACAATGCTCAGCGTGCCAAGCAAAGGCTTGGTGAATGCTTCGATTCCCTGTATGCAGCCTTGGAAGAGCGTAAGAATTCCCTCTTGGAACGTATAAGCAAGGAGCAGGATGAGAAGATAGCTGCCCTCAGGAGCCTGGCCAGGCGTTATGGGGATCGTCTTCAGGCAGCCACAGAGTTGACAGACACAGCAGTGCAGGCTCTGGAGCAAAGCGGTGCTGCAGATTTCCTGCTGGCCTCCAAGAACCTGATCACCCAGACAAAGGATGTGGCGAAGAGCTCATTGGCTGAAGAAAGGCCTGAGCCAGGCTTTGAAAAAATGGACCATTTTACTCTGGATACAGAACAAGTGGAGACTTTGTTGTCCAAGATGGACTTTGGaggagatgaagatgaagaattTGAAGATGCTGAAGATCAGGAAGAAGAGTGA